GCAGACAATACCGAAGCCGATCTTGGCAATCGCCCGACCAGCGAAATCCGGACCGACGATGTCCACCGCCGTCTCGCTGGCCAAGGCCCAGAACACCGGCAAACCCAGCGCCGGGATCAAGCGGGCGATGGCCATCACCCAGATGTTCGGCGCCAGCGCAGCCACAGTGTTGGCCAGGCCGAACATGATCAGAATGCTGATAAACAGTTTGCGACGTTCGAAACGGGCGAAATACGCGGTCAGGAACGGGCCGAACAGCGCCACGGTAAAGGCGAACAAGGTCACCAGCAGCCCGGCTTGCGGGATGGTGACTTCGAGGTCTCGGGCAATTGCCGGCAACAGGCCGACAATGACGAATTCCGTGGTCAGCACCGTGAATCCCGCGGCAGACAACAGAAGAATAGGCAACAGCATGCGCAACTCCAGCAAAACGACGACACCAGCGTTGACCCGAGGGCCCGCTGGCAGAACTTGAAAATGAGGATGGCGAATCTTAGCAGAGTGTGTCCGCACTGAGTTGCCCAAAACTGCCGATCTGCCCGCTCGATCCGGTGGCAGATCGTCACAGGCCTGAAGGTTGGCGCCTACGCTGTGATAAAGTCCGCGCCCTGAAAATCGCACAGCTGTTCAACGTGCCGTTTGGCGGCGTTGATGTCACTTCGACAGGCGTTTCGTGACTGCCCACGACGCTTCGCACCCTATAAAAAACAGAGATGCCGTTATGACCGCTTCGTCCCCTTCTCTTTTGCAACGCCTGAAAAACCTCAGTCTGGTCAGCCAGATCGTCATCGGCCTGATCGCCGGCATCGCCCTGGCCCTGTTCGCCCCGGAAGCGGCGAAGTCCACCGCGTTCATCGGCAAGGTGTTCGTCTCGGCGTTGAAAGCCGTGGCGCCGATTCTGGTGTTCGTGCTGGTGATGGCTTCGATCGCCAACCACAAGCATGGCCAGGAAACCCACATCCGTCCGATCCTGTTCCTCTACCTGCTGGGCACTTTCGCCGCAGCGGTGGTGGCCGTGGTTGCCAGCATGAGCTTTCCGTCGAATCTGGTGCTGTCGACGGAAAACGTTGCGGTCACCGCGCCCGGCGGCATCACCGAGGTCCTGCAAAGCCTGCTGCTGAGCGTTGTCGACAACCCGGTCAGCGCGCTGATGAATGCCAACTTCATCGGCATTCTCGCCTGGGCGATCGGCATGGGCATCGCCATTCGCCACGCCGGCGATACCACCCGCGAAGTGCTCGATGATCTGTCCAACGGCGTGACCCTGATCGTGCGCGTGGTGATCCGCTTCGCGCCGCTGGGCATCTTCGGCCTGGTAGCGTCGACGCTGGCCACTTCCGGTTTCGGCGCGCTGCTCGGCTATGCGCACCTGCTGGCGGTGCTGCTGGGCTGCATGCTGTTCGTTGCGCTGGTGATGAACCCGCTGATCGTGTTCTGGAAGCTGCGCCGCAACCCGTACCCGCTTACCCTGATGTGCCTGCGCGAAAGCGGCATCACCGCGTTCTTCACCCGCAGCTCGGCGGCGAACATTCCGGTCAACCTGGAATTGAGCAAGCGCCTGGGCTTGCATGAAGACACCTACTCGGTATCGATTCCGCTCGGCGCCACCATCAACATGGCCGGGGCGGCGATCACCATTACCGTGCTGACCCTCGCGGCCGTGCACACCTTGGGCATCGCCGTGGACATCCCGACCGCGATCCTGCTCAGCGTCGTCGCAGCGATCTGCGCCTGCGGCGCTTCGGGTGTGGCCGGTGGTTCGCTGCTGCTGATTCCATTGGCGTGCAGCCTGTTCGGCATCCCGAGCGAGATCGCCATGCAGGTGGTAGCGGTGGGCTTCATTATTGGCGTGCTGCAGGATTCGGCGGAGACCGCGCTCAACTCGTCGACCGATGTGCTGTTTACCGCGGCGGCTTGCCTGGGCGAGGAAGAGAAGGCTCAGCGTACGGCGTAATTTCTCGCGCAACGAAAAGCCCGCCTTGGTGTGAACCTTGGCGGGCTTTTTTGTCGCTGGGAATCCCCCCTCACCCCAGCCCTCTCCCCCAAGGGGGCGAGGGGGAAAGGGAGCCGATCTGTGTCGTTTTCATACCTGAGTTCGGCTTGATAGCTCACGTCAGCGTATTTCGGGCAAACACCACGGTCAGTCCCCTCTCCCTCCGGGAGAGGGTTAGGGTGAGGGGCTTTTGCAGGCTTAGAACGCGCCCATGTAATCGCGCTTGCCCACTTCAACGCCGTTATGACGCAGCAGCGCATAGGTGGTGGTGACGTGGAAGAAGAACTGCGGCAAGCCGTAAGTCAGCAGATACGCCTGACCACTGAAGCGCTTCTCTTTCGGCGTGCCCGGGCGGGTCACGATTTCGATGCCTTCCTTGCCGTCGATCTGCTCTGGCTTGATCTCGCCGATGAAGGCCAGAACCTTGGCAATCAGCGCTTGCAGCTCGGCGAAAGTGGTTTCAGTGTCGTCGTACTTCGGCAGTTCGACTTCGGCCAGACGCGCCGACACGCCTTTGGCGAAATCCACAGCGATCTGCACCTGACGCACCAGCGGGAACATGTCCGGGTACAGACGCGCTTGCAGGAAGGCGCTCTGGTCGATGTTTTTCGCGCTGGCGTGGGCTTCAGCCTTCTTCAGCACATCGCTCAGGGCGTTGAGCATTTGTTGAAAAACCGGGACGGATGCGGCGTACAGTGAAATGGTCATGGCAGTCTCATGTGATGGCTGGGTAATACGTGGTGGCGATTATAGCCATGCTTGATGAGCACACGGCTTGCCTTTTGTTTGGCAAGGATTAGGCTAGGCGGCTTCGACTGCAGAGGGAACGCGCGATGAGCAACGAACAAGAATCCACCTCCGAACAGCCTCGGCTCAATGCCACGGAAATCCGCATTCTCGGTGCGCTGATCGAAAAACAGGCCACCAGCCCGGAAACCTATCCGCTGACCCTCAACGCACTGGTGCTGGCCTGCAATCAGAAAACCAGCCGCGAACCGGTGATGAACCTCAATCAGGGCCAGGTCGGGCAGAGCCTGCGGGCGCTGGAAGGTCGAGGTTTCACCCGGCTGGTCATGGGCAGCCGTGCCGACCGCTGGGAGCACAAGGTCGACAAGGCGCTGGAGCTGGTGCCGGCACAGGTGATTCTCACGGGTTTGATGTTTCTGCGCGGCCCGCAGACCGTCAACGAACTGCTGACCCGCAGCGGGCGCATGCATGAGTTCGAAGATACCGAGCAGGTCGTGCATCAGCTTGAACGCCTGATCGCGCGTGGGCTGGCGGTACTGATTCCGCGTCAGGCCGGGCAGCGCGAGGATCGCTATACCCATGCGCTGGGCGACCCGGCGGATATCGAGGCGATATTGACGGCGCGGCACAATCCTGGAGAGCGTTCCAGCGGTGGCGTCTCGCTGGAGCGTATCGAAGAACTCGAGGCCCGCATCGCGGCGCTGGAAGAACGCCTGGCCCGCCTCGAATAACCAACACAGGGCCATTGTGGGAGCGAGCCTGCTCGCGAAAGCGTAGTGTCAGTCACCACTGATCTTGAATGACCCGCCGCCTTCGCGAGCAGGCTCGCTCCCACAGGGTACATCTGCAAGTTTCAGATTTTATTCCCCATCCCAATAATCCACACCCTCCGCCTGCCGCGCGACGGCAACAAATCCCGACGCATTACCCTCGGCATCCATCGCGAAATTATCCATCACCGCATATTTATTCGAATCCGGATACTCGCAAATCTCCGGCTGCTGCTGGGTGCTGATCGCCAGATAACGCAATTCGCCCGCGCTGGTATTGATGATCTGATGGGCGTTCTCCGGCCCGCCCGGTGGACAGGCGATCACATCACCGGCGCGGATCGGAAAACGCTCGGCCCCCAACCGCACCTCGCCCGCCCCGGCCACCACGTAGAACATTTCCTCATTGACCCGATGGCTGTGGAATGGGCTGCCGCGCATGCCCGGCGGCAGCGCATAAAGGCGATAGCCGAGTTTCTGCGCACCCAGTTGCTGGCCGATCCGCGCAAATTGCTGCTGATAACGCCCGGCGGTTTCGCCTTGGGGGGCGAGCGCTTCGGGCAGGGATTGAAGTTCGACCTCGTTGAGGTTGAGGATGGGCGGATGCATGGGCGGCCTCGGTTGTGG
This genomic interval from Pseudomonas koreensis contains the following:
- the sstT gene encoding serine/threonine transporter SstT, whose amino-acid sequence is MTASSPSLLQRLKNLSLVSQIVIGLIAGIALALFAPEAAKSTAFIGKVFVSALKAVAPILVFVLVMASIANHKHGQETHIRPILFLYLLGTFAAAVVAVVASMSFPSNLVLSTENVAVTAPGGITEVLQSLLLSVVDNPVSALMNANFIGILAWAIGMGIAIRHAGDTTREVLDDLSNGVTLIVRVVIRFAPLGIFGLVASTLATSGFGALLGYAHLLAVLLGCMLFVALVMNPLIVFWKLRRNPYPLTLMCLRESGITAFFTRSSAANIPVNLELSKRLGLHEDTYSVSIPLGATINMAGAAITITVLTLAAVHTLGIAVDIPTAILLSVVAAICACGASGVAGGSLLLIPLACSLFGIPSEIAMQVVAVGFIIGVLQDSAETALNSSTDVLFTAAACLGEEEKAQRTA
- a CDS encoding DUF1993 domain-containing protein encodes the protein MTISLYAASVPVFQQMLNALSDVLKKAEAHASAKNIDQSAFLQARLYPDMFPLVRQVQIAVDFAKGVSARLAEVELPKYDDTETTFAELQALIAKVLAFIGEIKPEQIDGKEGIEIVTRPGTPKEKRFSGQAYLLTYGLPQFFFHVTTTYALLRHNGVEVGKRDYMGAF
- a CDS encoding YceH family protein; translated protein: MSNEQESTSEQPRLNATEIRILGALIEKQATSPETYPLTLNALVLACNQKTSREPVMNLNQGQVGQSLRALEGRGFTRLVMGSRADRWEHKVDKALELVPAQVILTGLMFLRGPQTVNELLTRSGRMHEFEDTEQVVHQLERLIARGLAVLIPRQAGQREDRYTHALGDPADIEAILTARHNPGERSSGGVSLERIEELEARIAALEERLARLE
- a CDS encoding cupin domain-containing protein; this encodes MHPPILNLNEVELQSLPEALAPQGETAGRYQQQFARIGQQLGAQKLGYRLYALPPGMRGSPFHSHRVNEEMFYVVAGAGEVRLGAERFPIRAGDVIACPPGGPENAHQIINTSAGELRYLAISTQQQPEICEYPDSNKYAVMDNFAMDAEGNASGFVAVARQAEGVDYWDGE